One part of the Osmerus mordax isolate fOsmMor3 chromosome 18, fOsmMor3.pri, whole genome shotgun sequence genome encodes these proteins:
- the gatad2b gene encoding transcriptional repressor p66-beta, with the protein MGGGVSGRRIPLSQTLGSPVFGVPSRVSLKEGMWTAIKRGNRMSEEALRLNLLKRGLEASDEREEALAKRLKMEGHEAMERLKMLALLKRKDLAALEGAAAAAVAAAGALGEGKGPGVSHGGLAMGPASAYEEKVNGSLRQGGHGGPSKNGKENMLDEPVDMTSRRCDMDRERRTPSPDCIILSDNEASSPRGTPRPEERLHQANLEMFKGKTGEERQQMIKALREELRLEEARLVLLKKLRQSQIQKENVVQKVPVVQNTPSSVQPSPIHSSQGMGKLPVRPGLHAPEAQNLRTAQGHTVIRSGANASLPSMMMSQRVIAPNPSQLQGQRLPSKPGMGRSISGSMGNTVSYQQAASQQMAASQRSGSSAIYMNLAHMQAAAAAGGVAGGVGLGASGGVGAVSPSTMSSTGGGSSMADQASSQAAAKLALRKQLEKTLLEIPPPKPPAPLLHFLPSAANSEFIYMVGLEEVVQSVIDSQGKLRGALSRMEPFFCAQCRTDFTPHWKQEKGGRILCEQCMTSNQKKALKAEHTNRLKNAFVKALQQEQEIEQRLQQQAALSPSTAHTVPNVSKAETMIRHHALRQAPQPQASLQRGLSSSARGVLSNFAQASQLSVASGLLGMAGKRCGSGGGGGSSSSSRAQHDGRRQIYNIPGLNIAYLNPGAVGAHKGSSLADRQREYLLDMIPPRSISQSISGQK; encoded by the exons atggggggaggggtgtctggCAGGAGAATCCCGTTATCGCAGACCCTGGGCTCTCCTGTGTTTGGCGTCCCAAGCCGTGTGTCGCTCAAGGAGGGAATGTGGACCGCTATCAAGCGGGGGAAT aggATGTCTGAGGAGGCTCTGAGGCTCAACCTGCTGAAGCGGGGCCTGGAGGCGTCCGACGAGCGCGAGGAGGCCCTCGCCAAGCGCCTCAAGATGGAGGGCCACGAGGCCATGGAGCGCCTCAAGATGCTGGCGCTGCTCAAGCGCAAGGACCTGGCCGCCTTGGAGGGGGCGGCGGCCGCCGCCGTGGCAGCGGCCggggccctgggggaggggaagggcccCGGGGTGAGCCACGGGGGCCTGGCGATGGGGCCCGCGTCGGCCTACGAGGAGAAGGTGAACGGGAGCCTGAGGCAGGGGGGCCACGGCGGACCCAGCAAGAACGGGAAGGAGAACATGCTGGATGAGCCTGTGGACATGACCTCCAGGAGATG TGATATGGACCGCGAGCGACGCACGCCGTCCCCAGACTGCATCATCCTATCGGACAACGAGGCCTCCAGTCCGCGGGGCACGCCTCGCCCCGAGGAGAGGCTCCATCAAGCCAACCTGGAGATGTTCAAG GGGAAGACTGGCGAGGAGCGTCAGCAGATGATCAAGGCGCTGCGGGAGGAGCTGCGCCTGGAGGAGGCCCGTCTGGTGCTGCTGAAGAAGCTCCGGCAGAGCCAGATCCAGAAGGAGAACGTCGTCCAGAAG GTGCCGGTGGTCCAGAATACCCCCTCGTCCGTGCAGCCGTCCCCCATCCACAGCTCTCAGGGGATGGGCAAGCTCCCTGTACGCCCTGGCCTACACGCCCCCGAGGCCCAGAACCTGCGTAccgcacag GGTCACACAGTCATCAGGTCAGGGGCAAACGCCTCCCTGCCTTCGATGATGATGTCGCAGAGAGTCATTGCCCCCAACCCGTCCCAGCTGCAGGGCCAGAGGCTGCCCTCCAAGCCTGGCATGGGCCGCAGCATCTCTGGCAGCATGGGCAACACTGTCAGCTACCAACAG GCCGCCAGCCAGCAGATGGCAGCCTCCCAGCGCTCAGGCTCCTCCGCCATCTACATGAACCTCGCCCACATGCAGGCGGCGGCGGCTGCCGGCGGCGTGGCGGGCGGCGTGGGCCTGGGGGCCAGCGGGGGCGTGGGGGCTGTCAGCCCCTCCACCATGTCCAGCACCGGCGGAGGCAGCTCCATGGCCGACCAGGCCAGCAGCCAGGCGGCCGCCAAGCTGGCGTTGCGTAAGCAGCTGGAGAAGACGCTGCTGGAGATCCCGCCTCCCAAGCCTCCGGCGCCGCTGCTTCACTTCCTGCCCTCCGCGGCCAACAGCGAGTTCATCTACATGGTGGGCCTGGAGGAAGTAGTCCAGAGTGTGATTGACAGCCAAG GTAAACTGCGGGGGGCGCTCTCACGCATGGAACCATTCTTCTGTGCCCAGTGCAGGACTGACTTTACCCCCCACTGGAAGCAAGAGAAGGGCGGGCGCATCCTGTGTGAACAGTGCATGACGTCCAATCAGAAGAAGGCTCTGAAGGCCGAACACACCAATAGGCTGAAGAATGCATTTGTCAAAGCCCTGCAACAGGAACAG GAGATCGAGCAGAGGCTGCAGCAGCAGGCTGCCTTGTCCCCCAGCACGGCCCACACGGTCCCCAACGTCAGCAAGGCCGAGACCATGATCCGTCACCACGCCCTGCGTCAG GCTCCCCAGCCGCAGGCCTCGCTTCAGCGGGGGCTCTCCAGCTCTGCGCGGGGCGTCCTCTCCAACTTCGCCCAGGCCTCCCAGCTCTCGGTCGCTAGCGGCCTGCTGGGTATGGCGGGGAAGCGCTGTGGCAGCGGAGGAGGCGGgggcagcagtagcagcagcagagcCCAGCATGACGGCCGGCGCCAGATCTACAACATCCCCG GGTTGAATATTGCCTACCTGAACCCAGGAGCGGTTGGGGCCCACAAGGGCTCCAGCTTAGCGGACCGGCAGCGGGAGTACCTGCTAGACATGATCCCTCCACGCTCCATATCACAGTCCAT